One Streptomyces fagopyri DNA window includes the following coding sequences:
- a CDS encoding peptidoglycan-binding domain-containing protein gives MTEPNGHVCPECAVPRAGDGTPSCACTLRASDALRDARTAEAAAAEDFDPLRIRPYVELGVGGGGEPSGAARGGVDGGGDEDASARTMRLGRVPADDTVALFRVGHGMPAPGAGAGAGAGAEADADTDRGAGAGRPRRGRRTALLAAAGVVVAVAAAGFVSGLFSYDAPARDGALPDEVRASVPDPSPTSASASASAPRSSRSAVAAAPSSTGPSPSASASTASASPSSSASPSRSAGPSQSPRSPATTAPAAPGQETSPSNGQLSATLRRGDRGPEVTELQLRLRQLFLYNGKADGTYSRQVEDAVRRYQWARGIRSDEQGVYGTATRASLESETREP, from the coding sequence GTGACTGAACCGAACGGGCATGTCTGTCCGGAGTGTGCCGTGCCCCGGGCGGGGGACGGGACGCCGTCGTGCGCCTGCACGCTACGCGCGTCCGACGCCCTGCGGGACGCCCGTACGGCGGAGGCGGCCGCGGCGGAGGACTTCGATCCGCTGCGGATACGTCCGTACGTGGAGCTCGGGGTGGGCGGCGGAGGTGAGCCATCCGGCGCCGCGCGCGGAGGCGTGGACGGAGGCGGGGACGAGGACGCTTCGGCTCGGACGATGCGGCTGGGGAGGGTGCCGGCCGACGACACGGTGGCGCTCTTCCGGGTCGGGCACGGGATGCCGGCTCCGGGTGCCGGGGCGGGCGCCGGTGCCGGCGCCGAGGCGGATGCGGATACGGACCGTGGCGCCGGGGCGGGGCGGCCGCGGCGGGGGCGGCGGACCGCGTTGCTGGCCGCCGCCGGTGTGGTCGTGGCTGTCGCGGCGGCGGGGTTCGTGAGCGGGCTCTTCTCGTACGACGCTCCCGCGCGGGACGGGGCGCTGCCGGACGAGGTGAGGGCGAGCGTGCCGGATCCGTCGCCGACGTCCGCCTCGGCGTCGGCGTCCGCGCCGCGATCGTCGCGGTCGGCGGTGGCCGCGGCGCCGTCCAGTACCGGTCCGTCGCCCTCGGCGTCGGCCTCGACCGCGTCGGCCTCGCCGTCCTCATCGGCTTCGCCGTCACGGTCGGCCGGGCCGTCGCAGTCTCCCCGGAGTCCCGCGACGACTGCCCCGGCGGCGCCCGGACAGGAGACCTCGCCGTCGAACGGACAGCTGTCGGCGACGCTGCGGCGCGGCGACCGGGGGCCGGAGGTCACCGAGCTCCAGCTGCGTCTGCGTCAGCTCTTCCTCTACAACGGCAAGGCCGACGGCACCTACTCACGTCAGGTGGAGGACGCCGTACGCCG